From the Diospyros lotus cultivar Yz01 chromosome 13, ASM1463336v1, whole genome shotgun sequence genome, one window contains:
- the LOC127788443 gene encoding pectate lyase-like, whose protein sequence is MELSTKDRHSITFSFLLLLLAAGAIPALHADIGEMDEYWQDKAQKAQEDALETFSSDPEQISDNLAATVESDLMGANGTRRSLKKKYTGLGPCMATNPIDRCWRCQPDWEKDRKRLADCVQGFGRKTTGGKNGKIYVVTDPSDADLMNPKPGTLRHAVIQDEPLWIIFARPMFIRLSEELLMTSDKTIDARGANVHIANGAGITMQYVKNIIIHGLHIHDIHAGNGGMIRDSVKHAGLRTKSDGDGISLFGASNIWIDHVSMSNCQDGLIDAIMGSTGITISNSHFTHHNEVMLFGANDAHKIDEVMQITVAFNHFGQGLVQRMPRCRYGFIHVLNNDYTHWLMYAIGGSSHPTIISQGNRFIAPPDVNAKVITHRDYASESEWSKWQWRSEGDLLMNGAKFVESGGPLKDNPYSRQDFIKAKPGSYVTRLTRFSGPLKCIPGKPC, encoded by the exons ATGGAATTAAGCACGAAGGATCGCCATTCGATTACCTTCTCGTTTTTGCTGCTGCTGTTGGCGGCTGGAGCAATCCCGGCGCTGCACGCCGATATCGGGGAGATGGACGAATACTGGCAGGATAAGGCCCAGAAAGCTCAAGAGGATGCTCTTGAAACCTTCAGCTCGGACCCTGAACAAATCTCAGACAATCTCGCTGCAACTGTTGAATC GGATTTGATGGGTGCTAATGGCACAAGGAGGAGTCTGAAAAAGAAGTACACCGGGTTAGGGCCATGCATGGCCACGAATCCCATCGACCGGTGCTGGAGGTGCCAGCCGGACTGGGAGAAGGACCGGAAGAGACTGGCCGACTGTGTGCAGGGCTTCGGCCGGAAGACCACCGGCGGGAAGAACGGGAAGATCTACGTGGTGACTGACCCATCCGACGCTGATTTGATGAACCCAAAACCGGGAACTCTCCGGCACGCTGTGATCCAGGACGAGCCTCTGTGGATCATCTTCGCGCGGCCGATGTTCATCCGGCTGAGCGAGGAGTTGTTGATGACCAGCGACAAGACCATCGACGCCAGAGGAGCCAACGTCCACATAGCCAATGGCGCCGGAATCACGATGCAGTACGTGAAGAACATCATCATCCATGGGCTCCACATCCACGATATTCATGCCGGGAACGGCGGCATGATCAGGGACTCCGTCAAGCACGCCGGCCTCCGCACGAAGAGCGACGGCGACGGGATCTCCTTGTTCGGCGCGAGCAACATCTGGATCGACCACGTTTCCATGTCCAATTGCCAGGATGGCCTCATCGACGCCATCATGGGTTCCACCGGCATCACCATCTCCAATAGCCATTTCACCCACCACAACgag GTGATGTTGTTCGGAGCAAATGACGCTCACAAGATAGACGAAGTGATGCAAATCACGGTGGCGTTCAACCACTTCGGGCAAGGGCTGGTCCAGAGGATGCCGAGGTGCCGATACGGTTTCATCCACGTGCTGAACAACGACTACACCCACTGGTTGATGTACGCCATCGGCGGCAGCAGTCATCCGACCATCATCAGCCAGGGCAATCGGTTCATCGCGCCGCCGGACGTGAACGCGAAGGTGATCACTCACAGAGATTACGCGTCGGAGAGCGAGTGGAGCAAATGGCAGTGGCGATCGGAGGGCGATCTGCTGATGAACGGAGCGAAGTTCGTGGAATCCGGGGGGCCATTGAAGGACAATCCATACTCCAGGCAGGACTTCATCAAGGCCAAGCCGGGCAGTTACGTGACCCGACTGACCCGATTCTCTGGCCCGCTCAAGTGCATTCCGGGAAAACCCTGTTAA
- the LOC127788444 gene encoding pentatricopeptide repeat-containing protein At5g66520-like, with protein MRLVFSYSVIPPTIIRTIWFLRSRSFNSWSLALRNASSPHRALLLYSQMQRLSIPYDSFSILFTLKSCAHLQSLPLIHHLHAHLLKLGFNSHVYVATSLLHAYVVASFGDARALFDEMPVKNTVTWNTMITGYSKSFQVEKARSVFDRIPSRDLGSWSAMIACCMNNGQWGNGFVLFREMLATEQFKPDQVTLVSMLVGCPRMGSIGSLLGKSIHGFTVKNVWKLNVELGTALVDMYAKCGILKNAGRVFHVMLDRNVISWTALIHGCAQHGYGKEALSIFEMMKESGVRPNELTFTGVLTACAQAGLVKEGRRYFKMTEEYGLQHTIEHYGCMVDMFGKAGQLGEAYEIINTMKLKPNVVVWGSFLSACKVHKQFDMAERVIDQVMEMLKPENDGGVYTLISDLLVLSGKWDAAESVRKLMVKQNVQKARGSSFIRNGSG; from the coding sequence ATGAGACTGGTTTTCTCATACTCAGTCATACCACCAACCATTATCCGGACCATTTGGTTTCTTAGAAGCAGAAGCTTTAATTCATGGTCTTTAGCCCTTAGAAATGCTTCCTCCCCCCACAGGGCACTTTTACTCTACTCCCAAATGCAACGTCTATCCATCCCCTACGACAGCTTCTCCATACTCTTCACTCTAAAATCTTGTGCTCATTTGCAGAGCCTTCCTCTTATCCATCACCTCCATGCCCATCTTTTGAAGCTCGGTTTCAATTCCCATGTCTATGTCGCCACCTCCCTTCTGCATGCGTACGTCGTGGCTTCCTTTGGTGATGCGCGCGCGCTGTTTGATGAAATGCCAGTCAAGAATACCGTGACATGGAATACCATGATTACGGGCTATTCCAAGTCGTTCCAAGTTGAAAAGGCAAGGTCTGTCTTTGATAGAATTCCTTCAAGGGATTTGGGCTCCTGGTCTGCTATGATAGCATGTTGCATGAATAATGGTCAATGGGGAAATGGATTTGTACTGTTTCGCGAAATGCTAGCGACTGAACAGTTTAAGCCTGACCAAGTGACATTAGTATCAATGTTGGTGGGGTGTCCTCGCATGGGTTCCATTGGTTCGCTGCTCGGAAAATCCATTCATGGATTTACCGTAAAGAACGTTTGGAAGTTGAATGTAGAGCTCGGCACAGCACTAGTTGACATGTATGCCAAATGTGGAATCCTAAAGAATGCTGGTCGGGTCTTCCACGTGATGCTAGATAGAAATGTCATATCTTGGACAGCATTGATTCATGGGTGCGCGCAGCATGGGTATGGGAAAGAAGCATTGTCTATTTTCGAGATGATGAAAGAATCCGGTGTCAGACCTAATGAATTAACATTCACAGGGGTTCTCACTGCCTGTGCACAAGCAGGGTTGGTTAAAGAGGGCCGTAGATATTTCAAAATGACTGAAGAATACGGATTACAACACACGATAGAACATTATGGTTGTATGGTTGATATGTTTGGGAAGGCTGGGCAATTGGGAGAAGCTTACGAAATTATTAACACAATGAAACTTAAGCCAAATGTTGTTGTTTGGGGTTCTTTTCTGTCAGCTTGTAAGGTGCACAAGCAATTCGATATGGCAGAGAGAGTGATTGATCAGGTCATGGAGATGCTAAAGCCGGAGAATGATGGAGGAGTCTACACCCTAATTTCTGATTTGCTTGTTCTGAGTGGTAAGTGGGATGCTGCAGAAAGTGTGAGAAAATTAATGGTTAAGCAGAATGTTCAAAAAGCAAGAGGGTCAAGTTTCATTAGAAATGGATCGGGTTAG